The Blastocatellia bacterium DNA window CTTCGGCGCTTGCTTGATCTCGCGAATGACCTTGCCGCTGCTGTCCAGCACTTCGACTTTGACGGCCGCCTTGTCGTCAACTTTGCTCTTCAAGTAATAAGTGATCAACGCGCCATACGGCGGGTTCGGGCCGGCGAAGACTTTATCGCCAATGCCATAACGTGTGAAGCGCGATGTGAAACGCACTGCCGGGCGAATGTCGAACAGGTGGGCATCGCTTGCGGCAATCTGCTCGCTCATCTGCTGAATCGGCGTGGCGTCGTCGAATATCCAGAGGCTGCGCCCGTGCGTCGCCAGGATCAAGTCGTTTTCGCGCGGGTGAATCAGAATGTCATGCACAGAGACTGCCGGCAGGTTTTTCAGGTTGAGCGGCATCCACGTATTGCCGCCGCTGTAAGAAACGAATAGCCCAAGCTCGGTGCCGGCGTAGAGCAGCGAAGGATTCTTCGGGTCTTCTTTCACCACCTGCACGTAAGCGTGGTCGGGCAGGTTGCCGGCAATGTTCGTCCACGACTTGCCGCCATCCGTGGTCTTATAAATGTAGGGCCGGAAGTCGTCGAACATGTGCCGCTCGAAGGCGACATAAGCGACGTTGGCCCCGGCGCGCGACGGCTCGACGTGCGACACCGGCGAATCGGCGCCGATGCCTTTGACGTTCTTGACGAGGTTTGACCACGTCTTGCCGCCGTCGGTCGTCAGTTGCAGGTTGCCGTCGTCTGTGCCGGCCCAGACGACGCCCGCCTGCGCCGGCGATTCGGCGAGGCTGATGACCGTGCAGTAATACTCTGCGCCGGTGTTTTCGATGGCCACAGGGCCGCCCGAATCCTTCAAGCGCTCGGGGTTGTTCGTCGTCAGGTCAGGGCTGACCTGCTGCCACGTCTTGCCGAAGTCTGTAGATTTGAAGATGACGTTGCCGCCGAACCAGACGGTGTTCTTGTCATGCGGCGATTGGATGATCGGCGAATTCCAGTTGAAGCGGTACTTCATCTCGCCGGCAGGGCCGCCATTATCGAATGGCTGCGGCGTGACCAGCTGCTGCTCGCGTGTGCGGTAGTTGGTGCGCACGACGTTGCCGCCCTGTGATTCGGATAGATAGAGGTCGGGGTCGTCCGCGTGGTTCAAGACGAAGAAGCCGTCGCCGAAGTTCACCATGCGCCAGTCGTCGTTGAGGATGCCCGCCGGCTCGCGCGTGCGGCTCGGGCCAGTCCAGCCGCCATTGTCCTGCAAGCCGCCGTGGACGTTATAAAATGGCTGGCGATTGTCTACCGCCACTTGATAGAACTGACCGAGCGGGATGTTGTTGACGTATTCCCAGTGCTCGCCGCGATCATAAGAAACGGCGATGCCGCCATCCTGTCCCTGCCACATGCGGTTCGGGTCTTTCGGATCGATCCAGAAGGCATGAAAATCAACGTGAGTCTTGCCAGAGATGGGGCGGAACGATTTGCCGCCGTCTATCGAAACGAACAACGTCGACGCCACCGCATAGACACGATTTTCGTTCTGCGGGTCAACGCGCACTCTGGTGTAATAAAAGCCGCGCGAGACGATGCTCGCCTGCTTCGAGACCATCTTGAATGACTCGCCGTGGTCATCCGAGCGATAGAGCGTGCCGTCTTTGGCTTCGGTGATGGCGTAGACGACTTCGGGGTTGCTCGGCGCGACGCGCACGCCGATACGGCCGATGAGCTTGGGCAAGCCCTTCGTAAGCTTCTGCCACGTCCGCCCGCCGTCAATCGATTTGTAGAGGCCGCCTTTTTCGTCGCCGCTGTGGAACGTCCATGGCTTGCGCTCGAAATTCCACATCGCGGCGTAGAGGATGTTCGGGTTCGACGGATCGATGTCGATATCGGCGGCGCCATGCTGCGGATCGATGTAGAGCGTCTTCTGCCAGGTCTTGCCGCCGTCTGTGGTCATAAAGACGCCGCGCTCTTCGTTCGGCCCGAAGGCATGGCCGAGCGCCGCGACATAGACGGTGTCGGGATTCGTCGGATGCACGAGGACGCGCGAGATGTACATGGTGTCGCGCAAGCCCATGTGCTTCCATGTCTTGCCGCCGTCATTCGACTTATAAACGCCGTCGCCGAACGACACGCTGTTGCGGACGTTGGATTCGCCGGTGCCGACCCAGACGACGTCCGGGTTGTTCGGCTCAAGGGCGATGTCGCCGACCGAGATGGTCCCCTGGCGCTCGAAGATCGGCGTCCAGGTGGTGCCGCCGTTGGTCGTCTTCCAGATGCCGCCTGAAGCCGTGCCGGCATAGACGATATTGGGGTTGCCGGGAACGCCTTCGACGTCGGCGGTGCGCCCGCCCATATTGGCCGGGCCGATGCTGCGCCATTCAAGCCGCTCGAAGGCTTGCGTGTCCACACCCTTGCTTTTACCGTTGCCCTGAGCCAGCAGGGCGGGCGCATGCGATGACAGGAACAAGACGGCTAAAAGACCGGTCGTCCGAATCAGCCGGTATGTGCGCATGATCTTCCTCCAGATGCGATTGATGTTTTGACAAAAGCCAGACAAGCATAAACCACCGGCGGCGCGGCGTCTATGCAGCCGCCGGCCAAATCGCGCCGCGACTCGCGTGGCGGCGGCGCAGCAGCGAGCGGCGCAGGAAAGAGTTGAGGTTATGCTTGCATCGCTGCGGGCTTTTGCATATTCTGGGTGGCGCGAAGCGAGTGATTACGGCAGCCTGAGGGGATACAAGTTTGGCTCAGCCGTTTCGCCAATAAAAGCGCATCACGCCACAGTGTCTACGCTATTGACCGGACCGCCGGGCCGCGGGCTCTCGGGCCTGCAATCGTCCAGGCGAGCCAGACCGAATACGAGGACTGGAAAAGCAAAATGGCCAAAGAATCGAACAGCAGCCATCGCGAACCTTCCCCCGAAGAGATGAGCGCGCAAGAAATGGCGATGCGACTGCTCGAGCTGATCACTGAAAACCGTGCCGAAGAAGAACAGATGCGCAAGATTTTAAAGTACGCGCTCAAGGTTTTTCCCGAGACCGCCGGGCGCAAGTAATCATTTCTTGTGTGGCCGGCCCTTGGCTTCAGGCGGCTGTTCGTTGAGGTAGGCGAGGAAGTCATGCAGCGTCTGTCGCTCGCTCGACGACAGCTCAAGCCACTGTCGCAGCACGGCCATGCCGGTGCGATCATGGATGAGCTTCTGCATATGATCCAGCAGCAGCAGCGGATCGATGGGGGCATCGTCATCCGGCGGAATGCCCGACGCCGCCGTAAAGATATCGTGGGCATTGACGCCCAGCCCTTTGGCCAGCGTCATCATGGTCTGCACCGTGAGGTTGCCGGAAGCGCCTTTGCGAACTCTGCCGATGTAGCTATCGGTCACCTTGCACCGCCTGGCCAGCTCTTTGGGCGTGAGATTTTTCTGGCGCATCAAGCGATCAAGGTACTCTCCGAGTTTTTCCATTCTGCCTCTTTTCTTACCTAAAAGTATCTTTTCGACTTTTAGGTATTGACAAGCGATTCCTTCCGCTGTAATATACACCACGCTTAGGAGACAAATAGCGCACGGTAACGTATCGCGGGCGGCTCGCCCCACCTGCTACTGTGTACCGAATAGCATTGAACACACGCGCCGCCGCCTGAGCATCACCTATTCATCTCTATAGGTGAGTTTACGGAAGTTGCTCAGACTACCGACACCCTTCGAGTCGCCTGCGCTACGGCGCGGTGGCGCGTGTGTATTTTTGCGCGGCGAAGCCTTTGTATCATAACCGGCATACCGGCTCAATAGGAGACGAAACGTTTTGCACGACTAAGCCGCGCGTCACCGAGCGGACGACCGTGGGCGCGGTAAGAAGATCAACGGCATTCTATTTCTCGGCGGCCCGGCGTCGGATGAGGGCGACGCCGGGCACAATTTGGTAGGATCAGCGACCGCAGATGGCAAGGCAGACAAGCAATCAGCGTTCAGGCAACTTAACGTGATTTCTCCTTCGAGGTTGTGTGTGGAAACGAGCTGTCGTCCTTCGGGGAAAGCTTAGTTGGGGAAGTAAGCTTTCCCCGTTTTTTTCATGATAATAATCAAATAAGCCGATGCGGCTAAGGAGACGCCGGCAGGCGCTCCCAGCCGGCAGGGGTGTTGCGGAAACGGTCTACTGTGGCGACGGCGAAGGCGAGGCGCTCGACTTGCCAGGCCAGCCGCTCAATCGCCACGTTGTCGGCTTCAATGCGAATGAGATTAAAGCTATTCAGCTCGCCGCGGCCGCGCGTCGAAGTCGCCGTGCCTGCCTGCACGACAATCGCATTGCGGTCACCCGCCGGGTAACGCATGGCCGTCTTGCCGGTGTGGCCGAGGTGCAGGTGGCCTGCGAGAAACATATCCGCGCCGCATTCGGCGAGCGCTTCTAAAGCCAGCAACGCACGCCCGACACGGTCGCCGGCAGCCGCGCCTTCGGGCAAATCGAAGGGATGGTGCGTCACGATGATCTTCATCACCGCGTCACTATAGCCGCACAGGCGCTCGCGCATCTCGGCGATCTGCCGGCGATTAACCCGCCCGTCTTTGATCGTCAGCCGGCGCGCCGTGTTGATGCCCATTACGACCATCTCATCATCTTCATAGACCGGCTCCAGGTTGTCGCCGATATAGCGCCGGTACTTCTCGAACGGCGTGGCGAAGCGCGCGAAGACGTTATGCAAAGGCATGTCGTGATTGCCCGGCACGACGACCTGCGGCTCCGGCAGCGCGTCGAGAAAGTCTCGCGCCTGTTGGAACTGTTCACTGCGCGCGCGTTGCGTCAGGTCGCCGGACACGGCGACGAGGTCAGGCTTGATCGTGTTTATGGTTCCGATCAATGGCTCGATGATCGCCGGATCAACGCGGCCAAAGTGCAGGTCACTGAGATGAACCAGCGTGCGCATTGTTGCTCTCCCCGCTCACGCGCCGGCGTTCTCTTTTTCTTCAGGAACGAGGACGCGCAAAGCGCCCGGTCGGACGCGAAAATGTAGCGGCGTGCGCAAGCGCAGGACTTCGCCATCAAGCGCGATACGCATACGCCGCCGCCGCGTTTCGACCCAGACCTCGGATGTACAGAGATAGTCAAAGTTGTCGCGGTCGCTGATCAGACCAAGGAACGCTTTGATGAATAACGCGAGCAGCTCGAAGCGCCCCCTTACCGGCGCGGTGTAAACGCTCAGCCGTCCCGCGTCCAAACAACTGCGCCCGCCCATCTTGAAGCTCGACGTTTCGTACTCGTTATTGCCGACGAAGACGAACGGCGTACGGCGAATGAGCTCCTGATCGTCGGCCACCAGGCGAACGCCGACCAGCGGGTAACGGCGCAGCACGGTAATCAAGGCGATGAGAAAAGCCGGCCACTTGCTCATGCCCTGCCGCTGCTTGCGCTCGCGCTCGCGCACGAGCTTCGGATAGATGCCGAGGCTCGAATTGTTGATGAAGACGTGGCCGTTGACTTCGCCGACATCTACCTGGACGGGGCGGCCCGTGGCCAGGTTGCGCACCGCTTCGGCGATGTCGAGAGGGATGCGCATGTCTTTAGCGAAATGATTCAGCGTGCCGAGCGGCAAAACGCCGAGCGTCTTGTCGGTTCCGGCAAGCAGAGCCGCCACCGCGCTCACGGTGCCATCGCCGCCACCGGCGACAATGGTTTGCGCGCTGCCTTGCGCCGACTGCTTCGCCAGCCTCATTAACTCATCGCCGCTGTTTGCTACGCGAATGCGCGCCCCGACGCCGGCTGCCGCGAACAACTCGGAGAGCTTTTGCTGCACGCCATCTTTGTCGTCCGTGCCTGAGCCGGCGTTGACGATGACCTCCATTTCGGTCTGTTGCCGAACCTCTTCAGCAATGAGCATAGTCATCCCTGCGACTTCAGCGAAGCTGTTTCAAGTCACGCACGCCGGTGATGCGCCAGCGGCCATCCTGGCGGTCGAGCCACACGCGCTCGACCGCCGCGCCCGACCACGGCTGTTTGCCTTGAAAGTCCCAGTTCTTCTCAAAGGTCACCACCGCATGATTGCCCGACGGATCAACGCTGATGGCCAGCGGGCTGGTGCGAATCTTGAGCTTTGCATATCTGGCGAGCGTGTCGGCCACTTCGGCGCGCGCCGCATTGCGGTCTACATTGTCCTTTAAGAAGTAGGTGTGCAGGCGTGGCGCGTAGTAAGACATGTGGGCGTTGAGATTGCGCGCTTCGAGCGACGCGTTCCAACGGCTGACCGCGTCGCGCACTTGATTGACCGCTTTGCCGCCGTCTGCCGGCGCGGTGGGTTGAGTCTCGGCATCAGAAGTCGGCGGCGGGCTGGTCGCGGTGGCATGCGCCGGTTCGGCAGGCGGCGGCGCGCCTGTGTGTGAAGCCGCACCGGCGTTGGCATTGCTCGCTGCCGCGCGGTCATTCGACGGCTGGCCCGCCGGCAACACCTGGCCCGCCGGCTGATTCGGCGCGTTCTTGCGAGTCGTAAAGTAGACCACAAGCATCCCGACGATCACTACGGCGGCCAGCCCGGCGATTAAAGCGACCGGCACACGCTTGCGGTTATCGCGCGGCGCGGTTGGCTTTGCGGCAGCCGGGCGGGCCGCGCGGGCCGCCTTTGAAGCGTTGCGCCGCACAATCGTTTCTTCGTCTTCTTCCGCCAGGGGCAACGTCGCGCTATTGCCCGCGTTCGCAAGCTCGACTTCCGAAAGCGGCGCGTTGAGGCGACCGGAGGCGCTGGTTTGTGTAGCCTGAAGGGCCGGCGCGCTGACCGAGGCGACGGCTTCCGCGAATTCGCGGGCGAACTCGGCAGCGCTCTGTTGCCGCCGCGCCGGGTCTTTCTCAAGCGCGCGCATCACGACCGCCGCGACCGCGGGCTGAATGTCCGGGCGCTGCGACAGGAGCGGCGGCGGCGGCTCGACCACATGGGCGATCAGCAAGCGCGTCGCCGTCGCGCCCGAAAACGGCGGCGTGCCGGCAAGCATTTCGTACACGACGATGCCGAACGAATAGATGTCGCTGCGCGCGTCAACCGTCTGCTCTTCGGCCTGTTCGGGCGACATATAACGCGGCGTGCCGATGATCAGGTTAGCGCCCGTAAGCGCCGCGCGGCGGCTGACATCTTCTTGAATCTTGGCGATGCCAAAGTCAACCACCTCGACCCAGTCCCTGCCGTCGTATTCGCTGATGATAATATTTTCAGGCTTGATGTCGCGATGAATGACGCCGACCGAATGGGCCGATTCGAGCGCCCCGCAGGCCTGGCTGACGATGCCGGCGACACGTTCGACCGACATCGCGCCGTGACGCTTCAACAGCTCGCGCACGGTCGCGCCTTCGACCAGTTCCATGACCAGAAAGGGCGTGCGGCCGGCGACGCCGTAATCCATGATGTTGATGGCATTCGGGTGACGCACCAGGCTGGCGGCGCGCGCCTCGCCCTCGAAGCGTTCGGCGATTTTCGGGTCGGCGGCAAACTCCGGGCGCAGGATTTTGATGGCGACGGCTTTGCCGATACGGATGTGGCGGGCGCGATAGACGTCGCACATGCCGCCGGTTCCGAGCTTCGCTTCAATCTCGTACTTATCGGTGAAGATTGCGCCAACGAGCGGGTCGGCAGGCTCATCCTTTTTCGGGCCGCAACGCGGGCACTGGTCGCTTGAGGCCGGGATCGGCGAGCCGCAATCGTAACAGAGTCTCATGATTCGTTACTCGTTAGATAATTTTTGGCAGCCCACAATACGCCCGGAAAGATCGCACACACCGTCCTTACTCAAATCATAACAGCAGCGGCGACCGTCAGACCACCACGCACGTCACTTCAACCTGCGGCTACTGTCCCAGCCGCTGGCCGGTCAGCTCGTCCAGGTAATACTTCATAAACGCATCACGCCTGGGCTCCAGGCAGACCGTGACCGGCTTGCCGCGCTCGCGGTCTATGCGCGTGTAGCCCTCATCGTCAACGACCAGCGGCAGGCTCTCTTGCTTGCCGAAGAAGGCGGCGGGACTCGCAGTCTCGGCGACGGCAAGCTGATCGTGCAGCGTCATGCGCTGCTGCGGGCCGCTGAGCCAGAGGCGGTACAAACATTCGAGCGCGTAGGTGAGCGGCGAATGATAGTCCGCGATGCGCTGGCGCTCGGCGTCGCTCAACTGGACATGTGTCGTCGAATCGAGTGGCACGATAGTCAGCGGCAGTCCCGCGCCGTAGACCAGTTGCGCGTCGGCGGTCGCTTGATAGACGTTCCATTCGCGGATGGGCTTGCCGGGACTGTACGAGGTGCCATAGACGCAGCCGCTCATCAGGACGACGCGCTTGACGTAACGGCCCAGGTTCGGCTCTTTGCGCAGGGCGTCGGCGATGTTCTGCAAAGGGCCGACGGCCAGCAGCGTCACTTCGCCGGGGTAACGTTTGACGGTTTCGACGATGAAGTCGGCGGCAGATTTCTTCTCCGGTCGTTTCGCCATGAAATCTTCGGCCCACGAGTATTGCGGGAAGACCTTATCGTTCGTCTGTCGCCCGACGAAGACCGGGATGTCATCGCGGCGCGTGACGCGCAGCAGCTTGCAGGCAATCTTTGCCCGCGCCGGGGTGTTGCCGTGCGTGACCGTGATGCCGAGCGGCGCAAAGCCCGCGTACGAGATGACAAAGCCCATCGCCCAGGCGTCGTCAATGTCATCGCCGATATCCGTGTCGAGGATGATCTTCGCTTTAGTAGTCTGCGCCGGGCCGCTGACCGGGCATAAGACGAGACAAAGGCAGGCCAGGGCATAGAGCCATCGCTTTCGACCGATCATTTCTGTTTCCTCCTCCTTCGCACTCTAGCGGCAGGCTGAACGTCACATCGCTGCCCACAATGCCCATAGCAAGATCGCCGAGGCGGTGCCGTCCATCGTCGGCTCGTTGGTTGAATAATCCTTTATGTCGTCATGATAGACCGCCCGCTCGTCTTGAAATGCCGCAAAGGGATCAGGCTCGGTGATGCTGACGCCGCGCAGGCTCTGGAAGATTCGGCGATAGACCGGCCCGTCTACCAGTCCGCCGCGCACCGGGCGTTTGAGCAGCGAAGTCGTTATCAGGTGAACATCTTTCGGGTAGACGCCGCCGGCAGGGATTTCGGTAAACATCGAAACGCCCCACGGGTTGCGGCCCAGCAACCAATCGCGCTGCTTGCTCGCAAAGACGCGGCTGCTTGCGTCGCCGGTCATCCGCTCATAGAGCAGACACTGAGTGGCGAGCGCGACCGCGAGATTATTCGAGCACCAGATGAACGGCACGCCGACTTGATAAGGATTCTCCTCGGCGGCGCTCAGGCAGCGCGCGATGCCTTCACGGTAATAGCCGGCCAGCCGCTTGCGCAGCGGCCCATCTGCCAGCGCGTAGAGCCGGAAGTGACCGATGTTCATGAACGGATAATACTGATAGTGCCGTGTCTGCTCCTGTCCCATCCAGGATTCGGCAGCCGCGAGATCGGCATAACGCTTTGCATCGCTCAGGTATTGCCGGTCGCCTGTGGCGCGATACATTTCCGCGCCGCCCCATTCCATGTCGTCGGCCCAGGTGGTCTCCTCGTAGCGGTAAGGCGCCAGATACGAGTTGCCCTGCTGCACGCCTTCGCGAGCTTTGCCGAGCGCATAGACTTCGATGCCGGCGCGCAGCAGACGGCTGGCATAAGGGCTCAGGCGCGCGTCGTTGCGCCAGACCTGATACCCCAACGCCATCGCTGCCGCGTAGCGACCCGCGAGGTTGGCGATGCCTGTTGATTCGCTCTGGTACTTCGCCAGCCCTTGCGGCTTGCCGTCCGCGAAGTAGACGACGCGATAGCCGCCCGGCCCCCAGCCATAGTTGGCCGTTTCGGCTTGCGGCAATCGCCAGCCGATGTGGTCGCGGTCGTCGGCGACCTGGTGGTAAAGCTGATCGCTCGCCGGGTGCAGCTTGAGCATCCAGTCGAGTCCCCAGCGCGCCTCGTCCAAAATGTCGGGGATGCCATTTGCGCCCGCCTGCCCGCGCTCATTGAAACGGTCGTCGAAGCGCGGCGCGCGGCTCTTACTTTTGCCGGGCCGTGACTCTTGCCGTAGGCGATAAGCCAGCAGCATCTGCGCCGTGGCGTTGCTTGCCGTAAGCAAGTACTTGAGCATGTCGCCGGCGTCATGCCAGCCGCCTGTAGCGTTGAGATAGGTGCCGGCGGGCAATGGGCCGAACGCCGCGCGGCCATCAAAGGGGTGACAGACGGTATCGAGCCAGGGGTTATAGCCGCAGCGCTGCTGGCGCATGAACTCTAGCAACTGGCCGGGCAGTTCGGCGTAGAGGTCGGCGGCGATGCTGAAGGCCGGCGATTGCGCCGCGCCGACTTGCAAGAAGTAACGGCCCGGCTTGCGCAACGCCGAAAAATCCAGCTCGACAAAATGATTGAATGCTCCCCAGCGGCCCGTTAGCGGTCGGCTCGTTCCCTTGAACGCCACCTGATGCGTCGCGGCATCTACGGCAGTGAATGGCCCTGCGAGCGGCGCGGCGGCCATCGCCACCGCGATCTTTGCGTCCGTCACGCCGTAGCCCATCTGGTTGATGCGAATGAAGGCTGACGCATCAAGGCCGGCGGCGAACGAATAAGGCACGAAGATACGAAGAATCACAAAGCAGCTTATGATTCTTCGTATCTTCGTGCCTTTGCGACTAAGGCTCATTGCATGTTCAAGCCGGGCTAAGCGCGGAGATGAGATGGCTACTTCGCCGAGAACTTATACACGGTCGTCGTCGCGTAGCGCTGGCCGGGCTTGAGCACGGTCGTCGGGAAGCTCGGCTTGTTCGGTGAGTCGGGGAAGTGCTGCGTCTCCAGGCAGAAGCCATAACGACGGACGTAGACCTTGCCGCCTTTGCCGGTGATCGTGCCATCCAGGAAATTGCCGGCATAAAACTGAATGCCCGGCTCGGTGGTCGAGACTTCCAGCACGCGCCCGCTCGTCGGCTCATGCACACGCGCCGCAAGCTGTAGCCCGCGGCCCGCCCGGTTCAGCACCCAGTTGTGATCGTAACCGCCGGCGAACTTCAACTGCTCGTCGTCGGCATCGATGCGCGCGCCGATGGTCATCGGACGGGTGAAGTCCATCGGCGTGCCTTTGACGGCGCGCAGCTCGCCGGTCGGAATCAAGCCCTGATCCACGGGCGTAAAACGGTCGGCGTTGAGATAGACTTCGTGCCCGAGATTGTTGGCCGCGCTGCCCGCCGCGAGGTTGAAGTAAGAGTGCTGTGTCAGGTTGACGACAGTGTCTTTGTCGGTCGTGGCGCTGTAATCGATCCGCCACTCGTTGCGGTTATTCAGCGTGTAGACGACGCGCACAGACAGCGTGCCGGGGAAGCCTTCTTCGCCGTCCTTGCTCGTGTAGGTCAATTCGAGCGCCGAGCCGCCTTTGACCGTCAAGGGCCGCGCCGCCCAGACCACCTTATCAAATCCCTTGATGCCGCCGTGCAGGGTGTTCTCGCCGTTGTTCTTCGGCAGTTGATAGGTTTTGCCGTTAAGCGTGAAGCGGGCGTTGCCAATGCGGTTGCCATAGCGCCCGATCAGCGCGCCGAAGTATGGCGACTGGTCGAGATAGCCTTGCAGGTTATCGTAACCGAGCACGATGTCGCCGAGCTGGCCGTTGCGGTCGGGGGTCTTCAACGAGATGACGATGCCGCCATAAGTCATGACTTTCATTTCAATGCCGTTGGCGTTGGTCAGCGTGTAGAGGTCAACCGCCGTGCCGTCGGGCA harbors:
- a CDS encoding nucleoside hydrolase — protein: MIGRKRWLYALACLCLVLCPVSGPAQTTKAKIILDTDIGDDIDDAWAMGFVISYAGFAPLGITVTHGNTPARAKIACKLLRVTRRDDIPVFVGRQTNDKVFPQYSWAEDFMAKRPEKKSAADFIVETVKRYPGEVTLLAVGPLQNIADALRKEPNLGRYVKRVVLMSGCVYGTSYSPGKPIREWNVYQATADAQLVYGAGLPLTIVPLDSTTHVQLSDAERQRIADYHSPLTYALECLYRLWLSGPQQRMTLHDQLAVAETASPAAFFGKQESLPLVVDDEGYTRIDRERGKPVTVCLEPRRDAFMKYYLDELTGQRLGQ
- a CDS encoding metallophosphoesterase, whose translation is MRTLVHLSDLHFGRVDPAIIEPLIGTINTIKPDLVAVSGDLTQRARSEQFQQARDFLDALPEPQVVVPGNHDMPLHNVFARFATPFEKYRRYIGDNLEPVYEDDEMVVMGINTARRLTIKDGRVNRRQIAEMRERLCGYSDAVMKIIVTHHPFDLPEGAAAGDRVGRALLALEALAECGADMFLAGHLHLGHTGKTAMRYPAGDRNAIVVQAGTATSTRGRGELNSFNLIRIEADNVAIERLAWQVERLAFAVATVDRFRNTPAGWERLPASP
- a CDS encoding diacylglycerol kinase family protein, which gives rise to MTMLIAEEVRQQTEMEVIVNAGSGTDDKDGVQQKLSELFAAAGVGARIRVANSGDELMRLAKQSAQGSAQTIVAGGGDGTVSAVAALLAGTDKTLGVLPLGTLNHFAKDMRIPLDIAEAVRNLATGRPVQVDVGEVNGHVFINNSSLGIYPKLVRERERKQRQGMSKWPAFLIALITVLRRYPLVGVRLVADDQELIRRTPFVFVGNNEYETSSFKMGGRSCLDAGRLSVYTAPVRGRFELLALFIKAFLGLISDRDNFDYLCTSEVWVETRRRRMRIALDGEVLRLRTPLHFRVRPGALRVLVPEEKENAGA
- a CDS encoding protein kinase, producing MRLCYDCGSPIPASSDQCPRCGPKKDEPADPLVGAIFTDKYEIEAKLGTGGMCDVYRARHIRIGKAVAIKILRPEFAADPKIAERFEGEARAASLVRHPNAINIMDYGVAGRTPFLVMELVEGATVRELLKRHGAMSVERVAGIVSQACGALESAHSVGVIHRDIKPENIIISEYDGRDWVEVVDFGIAKIQEDVSRRAALTGANLIIGTPRYMSPEQAEEQTVDARSDIYSFGIVVYEMLAGTPPFSGATATRLLIAHVVEPPPPLLSQRPDIQPAVAAVVMRALEKDPARRQQSAAEFAREFAEAVASVSAPALQATQTSASGRLNAPLSEVELANAGNSATLPLAEEDEETIVRRNASKAARAARPAAAKPTAPRDNRKRVPVALIAGLAAVVIVGMLVVYFTTRKNAPNQPAGQVLPAGQPSNDRAAASNANAGAASHTGAPPPAEPAHATATSPPPTSDAETQPTAPADGGKAVNQVRDAVSRWNASLEARNLNAHMSYYAPRLHTYFLKDNVDRNAARAEVADTLARYAKLKIRTSPLAISVDPSGNHAVVTFEKNWDFQGKQPWSGAAVERVWLDRQDGRWRITGVRDLKQLR
- a CDS encoding aldose epimerase family protein, with translation MTRTLSLCMAVTLAVAALAAGAHAKENKQKMKTEKQAFGKLPDGTAVDLYTLTNANGIEMKVMTYGGIVISLKTPDRNGQLGDIVLGYDNLQGYLDQSPYFGALIGRYGNRIGNARFTLNGKTYQLPKNNGENTLHGGIKGFDKVVWAARPLTVKGGSALELTYTSKDGEEGFPGTLSVRVVYTLNNRNEWRIDYSATTDKDTVVNLTQHSYFNLAAGSAANNLGHEVYLNADRFTPVDQGLIPTGELRAVKGTPMDFTRPMTIGARIDADDEQLKFAGGYDHNWVLNRAGRGLQLAARVHEPTSGRVLEVSTTEPGIQFYAGNFLDGTITGKGGKVYVRRYGFCLETQHFPDSPNKPSFPTTVLKPGQRYATTTVYKFSAK
- a CDS encoding glycoside hydrolase family 9 protein, whose translation is MILRIFVPYSFAAGLDASAFIRINQMGYGVTDAKIAVAMAAAPLAGPFTAVDAATHQVAFKGTSRPLTGRWGAFNHFVELDFSALRKPGRYFLQVGAAQSPAFSIAADLYAELPGQLLEFMRQQRCGYNPWLDTVCHPFDGRAAFGPLPAGTYLNATGGWHDAGDMLKYLLTASNATAQMLLAYRLRQESRPGKSKSRAPRFDDRFNERGQAGANGIPDILDEARWGLDWMLKLHPASDQLYHQVADDRDHIGWRLPQAETANYGWGPGGYRVVYFADGKPQGLAKYQSESTGIANLAGRYAAAMALGYQVWRNDARLSPYASRLLRAGIEVYALGKAREGVQQGNSYLAPYRYEETTWADDMEWGGAEMYRATGDRQYLSDAKRYADLAAAESWMGQEQTRHYQYYPFMNIGHFRLYALADGPLRKRLAGYYREGIARCLSAAEENPYQVGVPFIWCSNNLAVALATQCLLYERMTGDASSRVFASKQRDWLLGRNPWGVSMFTEIPAGGVYPKDVHLITTSLLKRPVRGGLVDGPVYRRIFQSLRGVSITEPDPFAAFQDERAVYHDDIKDYSTNEPTMDGTASAILLWALWAAM
- a CDS encoding helix-turn-helix transcriptional regulator; this encodes MEKLGEYLDRLMRQKNLTPKELARRCKVTDSYIGRVRKGASGNLTVQTMMTLAKGLGVNAHDIFTAASGIPPDDDAPIDPLLLLDHMQKLIHDRTGMAVLRQWLELSSSERQTLHDFLAYLNEQPPEAKGRPHKK